DNA from Roseofilum casamattae BLCC-M143:
CAATCTTGAAGAATAGACCTTGACTATTGGGAATATTAATAATGAGTTTACCCGAAGCGGTTAAGGTGTGATGGCAGGCAGTAAAAATTGCCGGAAGATCGGGTAAATGCTCTAAAGAATCATTAAACGCGATCGCATCATAGGTTTCTCCCGCATCTAAACAATCGGGAAAATAGCCAATTTTAATCTTAAGTCCCCGCGCTTTGGCTTGCAATGCTACTGATTCTTCCGGTTCAATTCCCACCGCATCCATCCCTCGCTCTCCTGCCGCTTCGACAAACCATCCATAGGCACATCCCACATCACAAATCCGCAGGTTTTCTAGAGGGACATGAGCTTGTAAGGTATCTAAAATTATGTTAGAATTGCCAAGGCGCAGTTCGTTCAGACCTTCCTCGCGATTCTCCTCCACAATGAGTTCGGAATGTTCTGCGATCGCCGAACTAAAGTTAGATACCCATATATCGCAGTTAGTGCAGTATAGCAGTCCGGGCGATCGCCTAGACTCGAGAGTTGCTTGACAAACAGGACATTGATTCATCAGTAGAGAGCAACATTTATGCTCTAAGGGATTAGTGGTTACCGATCGAATCGTACCAAACCCCGTTACTATCTCCTAGAAAATACGGTAACTTTCCTTCAATAGCGCAACCCTCGATAGGTTGCAACCGTTAATGTCAGCAACAATGCCGTCCAAAACCATTGGGGTATATCTTCTAACAGAAAAAATATCCCAGTTAATGCCATACCAATGATTCCCAGAAGATAAGCCAGGGCAAATGTCGCGATGGAGAAAATAAGAATCGCAATAATTTCTAACATCAGACTATTCTCGTGCTGCCTGTCATAGTAAACCGATATTAGCACAATAGCTTAAACTTATAGCGGTCTGCCATAACTGGCGATCGCATCCTCTTCTCTCAAGCGTCCTTCCTCTTTGTGCCGCAAAACCCAAACTTGATCGCCATAGGAAAAATGCCACCATTCGCGCGGATGACGTTTAAACCCAGCCAACTCCATTACCTGTCTCAGGATTTCTCGATGCTGATGATAAACTTGTCCTTCAGAAGACGTTTCCTCTTGATAGTAATTGGGATAGGAGCGCGGAGAAATTTCATCAATAGCCGAACCCATATCCACGGGATTTCCCTTATTATCCACTAGCGTCACATCCACGGCGCCTCCAGTACTATGAGGAGGAGGAGTAGCGGGATTCGAGGAAGGAACGGCCCAAAATTGATACACTTGTTCTAATAGTTTTTCCCGATCGATCTCTGAGAGAGTGTCAGGATCGAGTCCTGCTTCTCGCGCCACCTCCCCTAAGGTATACTCCACCATAAACTGTTGTACGGCAACGGGACGATAGGCATCAAAAATCTGAATTTTCCAACTGGGATATTCCTGTTGCAAATTCTCTTGCGCTCTAACCAAACGCTCGACTACATTCTGACGCAGCCAATAGGGCGACTTGTCCCCATAAGGCGCCCCCAGCTTCTCGTAGGGATGGGGGGTTTCTACGGCAAACTGCTCTAAGGGAATGGGAACTAAGGGTTCTCCATTATCGCGGATGGGAATTTTTTGATAGGGCTTGAGCGGCATAAAAGAGTCGATCTCTGGAACCGGATCGTATCCTCCAGGAACAAAAGGATTGCAGCGTAAAATACGCCATCCTGCTAATTGTACTCCTTTGGCGACCCCAAAGCGGGCGATCGCGGTTAAGGCATATTGAGAACAACTGGGATAAAAGCGGCAACTGGGTGGAAACAACGGAGAAATTCCGCGACGATACGCTTGAATCGTGCGAATGAGCAGAATTTTCAACCATTGAATTTCCCACAGTTTCCAGTCGAGCATTTTAGCGTTTCTGTTTAATCTTTCTATAACTGAATTCTATTGAGTTCGCACGAGCTATTTTTAATCGAATTCTGGGGCCCAAATATCTACGACGGGTAGTTCCCAACCGGGGAGCAATTCTGGTAGGGTGAGAATATCGTCGTCGGTGAGAGTGACCGTGGGGCGATCGCTGCGATAAACTTCCATAGTTCGGGTTCTCGGATCGACCAATATTCCCACTTGAGTTCCTAAGTTAAGAAACTGCTGAATTTTCTCCCGTAGTTTAGTAATGCTATCGGTTCTCGATTTCACTTCAAACATCAGATCGGGAACTAATTCCGCATAGCCATCTGTGGGGCGAGGCAAGCGTTCGGCGCGAATAAAAGAGGCATCCGGCGCGCGCACATCTCCATCGGGATTAGGTAAGCGAAAGCCACCACTAGAAGCAATAACTCGACCTAATTTACGAGGTCTCACCCAATAGGATACAGCGGCGATAATAGCAGCAGCAACTTCATCTGATTCTAATCCTGATGGACTCATAATAACGATCGCTCCCTCAACTAATTCCAAATTATAGTCTGGATGTTGTTCTTGGAACTTTTCTAAATCATTTACAGTTAGCTGGGGCATGGCGTTCGCCTCTGTTTAAGTGACAGCAATAATCGATCGTCAATCGAATTCTGGTGCCCAAATATCTACGACGGGTAGTTCCCAACCGGGGAGCAATTCTGGTAAGGTGAGAATATCGTCATCGGTGAGAGTGACTGTGGGGCGATCGCTACGATAAATTTCCATAGTTCGGGTTCTCGGATCGACCAATATTCCCACTCGAGTTCCTAAGTTAAGAAACTGCTGAATTTTCTCCCGTAGTTTAGTAACGCTATCGGTTCTCGATTTCACTTCAAACATCAGATC
Protein-coding regions in this window:
- a CDS encoding class I SAM-dependent methyltransferase, whose amino-acid sequence is MNQCPVCQATLESRRSPGLLYCTNCDIWVSNFSSAIAEHSELIVEENREEGLNELRLGNSNIILDTLQAHVPLENLRICDVGCAYGWFVEAAGERGMDAVGIEPEESVALQAKARGLKIKIGYFPDCLDAGETYDAIAFNDSLEHLPDLPAIFTACHHTLTASGKLIINIPNSQGLFFKIAEKLAQLGYTKPWDRMWQKEYAFPHLIYVNPHNLEQYVTQYGFELLESKTLDSVKVQGLWQRLRMDRSTSWIVSAIMYLGILLIYPFIQKCPSDILLQIYQKK
- a CDS encoding Uma2 family endonuclease, which produces MPQLTVNDLEKFQEQHPDYNLELVEGAIVIMSPSGLESDEVAAAIIAAVSYWVRPRKLGRVIASSGGFRLPNPDGDVRAPDASFIRAERLPRPTDGYAELVPDLMFEVKSRTDSITKLREKIQQFLNLGTQVGILVDPRTRTMEVYRSDRPTVTLTDDDILTLPELLPGWELPVVDIWAPEFD
- a CDS encoding M15 family metallopeptidase; translated protein: MPLKPYQKIPIRDNGEPLVPIPLEQFAVETPHPYEKLGAPYGDKSPYWLRQNVVERLVRAQENLQQEYPSWKIQIFDAYRPVAVQQFMVEYTLGEVAREAGLDPDTLSEIDREKLLEQVYQFWAVPSSNPATPPPHSTGGAVDVTLVDNKGNPVDMGSAIDEISPRSYPNYYQEETSSEGQVYHQHREILRQVMELAGFKRHPREWWHFSYGDQVWVLRHKEEGRLREEDAIASYGRPL